The genomic region ATagccttagtcagcttcatcacaatggattacatCTCATTATTTAATACAACATTGTCTCTAGAaagcttatcacattcatcaactttgtcctgattttccatgatttgatcttctttctcttgcagcttgtccatcaactctttcctcttgtctcttgaagtgttcacttgatcttttaaatctttaatGAAGTCTTCTATTGCATTCAAGTTTCCTTTttaggaacttatttcatttcttgttgcatcaagatcctcaagtgccacacaaagctgTCTCTgcaaactggaatccattgattcaatttctcgaaccttcctcaagcggttaggcttccttggaggaactaggctctgataccaattgttggaatcaaggaacactaagaaggggggggtgaatcagtgttctaccagtaaataaATATTTAGACTTATTCTCAGACCACTGAAAGAAAATGCAaaaaagtaaaatgcagaaacataagataatcaaccaaaaaatcataacaccaagatttttacgtggaaacccagaaagggaaaaaccacgttgggattgTAACCTATGATATTCATATACAGTgattaggagtacataaatattacaaatggaaatgcacatgcattcgggcttactacctagagctcactgctcagattacaatagggaagtctcactgacttatagatTATTAACAATGAgaactacaatgattgaactccaaaataacatcaaacaatgcATGGATGCGCTTCGGTTAAGTGCAAAAAGTTTGACTGTAACACCTTCGTAACGCTGCTCGATTCTGCTTCTAAGCCAGCTatcggatcaagaatgcgcatgtgaaactgtgccaaaTAGGTTTCTTGATCACTACTCGCTCATACCATGTCTCCAAATGATCTTCTACATCAGTCATATATATACGCAACCAAAAAGTTaaacattcatcaagtcagccAACCATAATATGCAATAACGTGTAACCGGGTGTCGGCTTAGACCGTATCACCAAAACATATGTGGATAAACCAAATAGAGtaaatgatttctacatgtcggccctatcatcccatgcacgaatCTCAGCACCGCAGTCACTGCAAAGATTCCAGACCAAAAGTGCTATGCTTATCCTGAACTACCGGAGACAGATTACCAGACCACTTCCTCTACCagttaccaaaaaccataactaccaGATAGGATTTTCAAGGAgcgtttccatcaataacaaccctAAACAATTATCCATGCATTGGAATCCATCAGatgagtgtcgattgccaacaaACCTATATTGTAAATTGAAACAGattttatatgggctcaaacaagaCTCGAGGTAGTTGTACTTCAAGTTTGATCAATTCATGGTTGAGCATAAGTTCGTTGTGAATCTAACCCTTGTGTTTACTACAAGAAGCTTGCTAATGGTGAGTTTGTTCTACTCTTGCTTTATGTTAATGACATGTTACTCACGGGTTCTAGCAATAAAGTAGTTCGTTATTTGAAGCTACTTCTATCTCAGCACTTTGcaatgaaagatttaggggcagccaaAAGAATACTTGGCATGAATATAATTTGGGACAGGCGAAAAAAAGAACTTAAATTGTCTCAAGAGAAATATGTTCTCAAGATTTTGAACAGGTTTGGAATGAAGGATGCTAAGGCGGTTGGCACTCCTTTAGCTGATCATTTTCATTTATCCTCTGCTATGTGTCCCAAGACACAAGAAGAACAAGATTTCATGAAATGTACCCCTTATTCCTCTGTGGTTGGCAGTCCTATGTATGCCATGGTCTCTACTTGActaaatattgctcatgcagtgggagttgtgagaagATTCATGAGCAATCCCAATAAACCTCATTGGGAGGCGGTCAAGCGGATATTAAGGTATCTTAAAGGTATTGTACATTATGTTTTGTGTTCTGGTGGGAATAATGTACAGTTATAAGGTTTTATTGATTTTGTTTTTGCCGGAGATTTAGGAAAACATAGATCTACTAGTGGTTATGCTTTCATATTTGTTGGAGCTGCCATTAGTTGGGTTTCTAGATTGCAAAATACAATTTCTCTTTCTTCCACTGAAGCTGAATACATGGCTCTCTCTGAAGGTGTCGGGGAAATGATTTGGTTACAACAGTTGTTGAATGATTTGAGGTATCAACAAAgtgattatgttttattttatgataGTCGCAATGCTATTTTTATGGCAAACAATCATTCATCTCAACGTCGCTCGATTCATATTGACATACATGTTCATTACATTCGTCATGTGGTTGAAGAGGGCAAGTTACGGGTTACAAAAATTGACACAGAGGTCAATTGGGCTGATGTCTTGACCAAAGTTGTTTCCAAAGAGAAGTTCGACTTCTGTAGGGCTTCTCTTGGTTTGGTTAAGATGTGACAATAAGATCTAAGTGGGGGAATTATTTTCGAGCAACGTTCGGTtggacttcaagtgggagattattgatagTGTGAAGCCCAACTATTTTCCCTCCAATGGTGGTTGTTGACCTTCTATTAGAATGATTTTCCTTGGTATATATTAATCAGCTTCAACTGCTCATTATATGTTTTATATACAGAGATTAATACAAGATTCCTCTGCTCTTgaatgtggatgtaggcaattgtcgaaccactataaatatttgtgtcattctTCTGTTTATGTTTTTCTTTATGCATTTATCTGTTGTTTTATCTTTTGCATTTATCTCCATTACAATATGCCCACTTGATATCATATAACTTCTTacttttttatttaaataacattTCATACAATTATTCATAAAATAAGTCAATATTTACAATattaaaatcataataataatactAAAATCAATTTTTAAAGATTACAATCCTATCTCAAATATCTAAACACACTAAAATATTAACTCATTCCCTTTAAAATATGATAGATTTATTATAAAATCCAATCattcaataaaaaaattgatttaaagaaaaAAACATCACACTTTCACACTCAGGATTCATGAATatctctttattttttaataatctgTGTGAGTGGGTCAATGGGCCTTTGGGAGAGTCAGAAAGTAAATTTGCATACCTCATAACAACGAACCTATTCTATAAAGCGAGTGGCTAAAACCTCCATCATACCTGTATGAGTGTGTAAACAAGTCAATTGTGATCATCTAATTTGATGATTtggttttttttaaaatgtttttttttacttGCTctaaccaataggaaagaagaaaaATAGCAGGAACTAattatttaaaatagaaattaaatatagactacaagttttttgtcaaaaaaatttaattctttgttttgattgGTTTAACTAATTAAAAAAAAGTTTGAATGGATGCAATAGTATCCTACCTTGGCAGAactaattgttggtgtaaattatgtcttataattacactttacttaagttgactgaAAGTAATGcacttcatagtagtttggatatgagacacttaggaaagagtgcacatagggatgatgcatgtaggagaaattccaccttttgtgtcttatcttgttgttacattccatcttcgatgggtgatccacctcatgtagaatattttattatttcttctacctaccctcacctacctttgtttctcattgatccacatTTCATGATtgcgtgctcacatatccatatggccttgcctttataagaaagttCATAATACTTTGTATTTAATAACAActtttgatgatccaattgatcagtattttgcatcattgataagaatatagtttattcttgtcatattttgttctctcttgtttgtgttttccattgcctctagatcttgaaaaattctcacatggtattagagccattagagtgccattggtttgtcaattgagagacaTTTGATACTATTTGGGGTTttatattttggagctttctattacaGGTTATTATTGGATCATactgggtcaaatatgaggtcaccattagattgaggaggttcgagaaagtTAGAATCGCCTTTTGTTTTGTCCAAATATGACATTCGAGACCAAATCTAGTGTCATTTTAAGGTGGAGGGTGGTGGCTTGTCTCAGGAGCgatttgcaattttggagcatttttggccaaatccatcCTCGCCATTGCGCTCAGAACGCCCAAAAACCCCAACATCGCCTATCCATTTGTCGAAATAGAAGCTAGACACCTTGAGCTGAAAAAAAAAATCCCCCTCCCTGGCTGTACGGACGAACTAACGCAGGTCGGGAAtagtctgatttttttttttttaacttttttttttttcacaaattaAAAGCGAATTTTAAAATTTAGGGGGGGGGATTTAATTGTGGTCAACAGAGACCTATGGGTACCGTAGGTACGCCTACAACCCGCAAAGTACTTGTGGGTGAGGCAGGGCTCCGCGAGGGGGCCCTGCAGggccattttatttttttaataagcttttttaaaattaaaaactttttaatattaattttgtttaagtatattttttattaagtttttttaataaataaaaactttttgatgctttttttttaaatgttgaaaattaaaaaaaatacttttctttattatttataataaagtttttcaaatatgaaaaatttcaaaaaatcatagTGTTTTTTTCTTTATTggttttaaataaagttttttaatttggggcatttgaataatttttttttttttacttttaatttagtttttaaaaacaaaaaatttcgTACACCTATATACATGCTTGCAGTGTCTCCAACCGATAGTCAAGGGAGGGGGGGTTagtttgctcctttatatctcttggcaaaattcccaatcagaggcatcttcatTTGTGGtcttctacagggcttctttggtggcatcatcttcatgtttccatatttgcaATATATGATGTTGTATGttcttgcatgagctatgttgtactcacactaaaataaagtgtcacacctctttgtatcttgtcattgatgacatatttgatgtaatcctcttgtacacatagattaggaatattcaTGTGAGACATttattcttttgttgagaaacTATTTGGATCGAGTACATCTTCTATTGGTGCTCATCTGTTTGTctccttgtgagacttggtgcatggctcccgTTGAGACTTAGAttatacacatttgtgcatggctcccgtgagactttgattgtactaGTATTTTTTTCATTTGAGTATCCAggtgatgctcaaagcaggttgtctccatgcctgaactttattttgttgcagtgagtgattcatcgtcattgacattggtacctggttttgtcacactttgacattattggtgcatcattagctctctttcttcctaatggggaggtattttggtcaacttcattggaccatctttgcaggagattctacattgagggggccCTTCATGgtctttcctcttctctctttttggggagactttttcctcacatggggttttgttcttctcatacatcattgagagcattgtgtgctttcatgtctctctctttttttttctttttttctttttttttttttttggggggggggggggtcccattgaatttttctctctttctttgtttgtgagagattgcattggtttgcgtGCATTTGCATTTTTGCATggctacctaacatggccttgtagtcgggactcatcttgcattgttagcttaaataaatttccctaagttgcacttaaggggggtgttggtgtaaattatgtctcataattacactttggttaagttgacttagggtaatgcattttatagtagtttggatatgagacacttagggaagtgtgcacatagagatGATGCATGTAGGAAAAATTcgaccttttgtggtcttatcttgtttttacattccaccttcggtgggtgatccacctcatgtggaatattttattatttctcctatctaccctcacgcacccttgtatctcattgaaccacatgtcatgattgtgtgctcacgtatccatatgaccttgcctttataagcaggctcatcataCTTTGTATGTAATAACAACTTTTGATGacccagttgatcagtattttgcatcattgataggaatattgtttattcttgtcatattttgttctctcttgtttgtgctttctattgcctctagatcttggtaaaTTCTCACACTAATAATAATTTATGTTTCACGTCCATAAAGTGTAAGAAAATTATGGAATAAATGAATAGTGGTATTTGAATGTACAACTAATATCATTGAATagatgtttattattattattgagaataaatctaaaaaatatttaaaatacaaATACATTTTAAAGTTGTAAATCAAAGAATCTCGAGAATGGGTAATACAAGAATCCTTATAATGCAATATAATGTTCCAAAGAGATTTTGGAATTTAGAAAAGATAACGATGTCATTTTTATTAACTCAAAACTAAAATTAGGAGAATCAATCAAGTATTTTTATTAATAGAGTTCAAGAGAGTAAGAGATGCTAGTTTGGTTTGCATGTCtacttattttattttaaattttgttacATTACCAAGCAAtaatacaacaagattttattatCCTACCTATATTTATTGTGGAAGATCATAGTTTTTTGGTTCTCTCTTAGGGAAGCTAGAATTTTTAGTGGTGCCTAAGCCTTTTCTTTTAGTTGGTGATTCAAAAGGGGTAGAGATTGGAACAAAGAAAGTCGCCTTCAAAGAAACAATCTCATaagtttattttaataatttttcaagATGTATTCTTTTGGTTCCCGCATTTGATAGTGTACAAATGGCTAGATCACATTAGCTACTTTTTAGGTTGCATGTCACTTGAAAGCATGCCTCATAGTCGAATTAGatatatgtatgtaggtaggtatgtaCATATAACCCTTGCAATTTCACACTACATAAAACCTTCCTTTAGCCTTGGAAAAGACAATTTTGAAATTATACTATGATCTTATCGAAATGTTATTATTTTACTAAATTTGTAATGTTTCTTGATTTTGTAGTATGATTTTTTAGGATATGAGCACTTGGTTCAAACATTTGCACGATGCATTAGCATCTTGTGAAAATGTGTGATTTGACAAGATGTAGAAGCATTACACTTCTTGGAATTTGCTAGGGTAACGACCTTGTCATCCAAGTTGAGTCTCGTAGATGAATCCAAACTTTCTATTTCAAACTAAAAATCCTCTATTTTGAAAAGAAGAAAACAATCCACTCCATCAACACACACAACATCAACTTTCTCTATCTCAATCTCTCACACACATACCATCTTCTTGCAACTTGAAGCTATCTCGAGCTCTTGCATACATACTTTTCATAGTGTTTTGATGTAGTGCGATCCTTTGACACTAGAGAGATTAGCTTTGGAAGATCATGTCAGTGTTTTGGAGGGTTCTCTTGGTTGGTTTAGTTGTCTCTCCTTCACAGTGGAGATTTAGTGCTATCAATTTCATTTTCATAGCATAGTTAATTGTCTTTACATTTGAAGCATTTGCATTTGCCATCTCTTCTCTATATTATTAGTGTTTATTATCTGTCTTGGCTATCCAAAGAGGTAGAAATACCAaagtgagggtttgactaaggcaaacctcttaataCAACTACCCAACCTTTCTCCTTGTTTTATTTAGGTGCGggttcttttggagtttctcacaAATTCAAGATATCGGTGACCTCTAACCtttattttttaatctattttaattACTGTAATAAGTTATTATCCTTTTGTATTGCACTATGTCGCTTTTTATACTGTCACTATTTTGAAATCTGTGCAAGTACACACTCGATATTATTCTGTTGAATCTTGTTACTTGTTTGTATGGGATGACAATGTGTCATGCTATAGTCTGTGCATGGCACTAGCATCCATGACAGTGAGCTTGCACAATCTATAGGATACCTATACACCTCTTCATTTTTGTTTCTATACAAGTTAGATGCTATTTATATAAACTAAGATAGATTATTGAACTTTCCTTTCTATAATTACAATTTATGTAAAAGGATATTGTCTAAATTTTGTTATATCAAATACAAGTAATTTatttaaaaggttaaaataaataggtaaaaaatcataatattattaatttttacaATTAAAAATGTTGAatctttaatatttttatataactTTTTATTTGGCATTCGATAATATATTCAAAACTTAAAATACATATTTTCTTTCCTGTACTAGAAGTGTAGAAATATCATATCTCTTTAAGTGTTATAACATGTTCAAAATCCATTGATCCATATTTTGATATTCTTGTTGTAAAAGATTTTGATATCCTTTCAGAACCAGTTCTTAGTTGACATTCTACAATAAAAGATATTAGACCTACGACATTTTGGATCACTTCCAATAATCAAACTACAAAAGCGGACTATCTTTCAATTTGAACTATAGAAATATCATTTTTTAACTGTTATATCATTTTCAAAATCCATTGATCTATATTGATATtcttgttgtcaaagattttgaggTCCTTTCAAAACCTATTTTCAAACCTATAACATTCAATAATCAAACTACAAAACTACAAAAGCAAACTATCTTTCATTTACTTGAAGTGTagaactagtatacctatattctaACAAAAAATATACGTAAATAATGccgagagatatcacataattgtcttccATATTTATTAGTTGTCAAGGAGGACATGGATGatgcactctttcactctcattaaagatgtaataGTTTCATATGcttagagacaagtggcaatgattctacATGTCAATAATTGACATAAATATTATGTCTTTTGAACTGTTATAATATTTCATAATACTTTCGAAATTTCTTGATCCATGatgatatttttgttgtaaaaaattttgagatcttctcaaaacctatttCTGATAAAAACCGCTTACCTTAATTTAAAAACACTTCAAAACTCATATCTGAAAGTCATTCAAAGGAAATGACAAACGGAAATTATATAATTTGGTCTACTTCAAACCTTAGGAGCAGAAAGTGATTTGATAATCTGCTTGAGTGCATGTAAAAGTACTAGTAGCATCATCATAAGCATAGCTATAAGCAGCAGGACAAGCAGTCTTAAACGTCTGTGAATAAGCAGAAGGCCCACAAGTCTGAGGGCTCCCAAACTCCCCTGTACAACAATACTCAGGGCTTCCAAACGCCTCACAAGCACTCTTACAGGCCACAACCCGTCCATTCTCATTCACAGCTAGCTCCGGTGGACACGTGTCTGTCAAATCACTCCAACACCCTGCTGCTCTGCAGTCGCCCCTGCCTCCAAGAGTCTCAATACTCAGTGGAACATTGTAGCCGTCGACGAGGCTGACGTCATAGAAGTCCACGTCATCTGCCAGCGTGAATTCTGTTAGGGTCACTGGTGGGACCCCTCCCACTTGGCTGCATTGGAGGAGGCCGCCGCAATCACCTGTTGAGCAGGTAGCAGGGCCTTCTAGGGCCTCGAAGGTGCAGCCTGTTCGAGGCCACAACCGGCCGGACCAATTGTCAGGTGGGTTAAGTGACTGGGATTCACCGGTTGCTAGGGTGAAGCCTCCTCCTTCTAAGGAAGGACCTCCTGCTCCTGTTAGGATGCCTGGCCATACAGTGTAGGGGCAGTTGTTTGTCAGGGTGAATACTCTGCCCCTCACATTTTCTGGTTGAAAATGGACACAATTTGGTCAGTATTGCATTTTGTTTAATAATATTTTTGACATATAAAAAGAAAGGATGTTACAATATAGTGAAATAAATTTAATAAGAAATTGAGGTTTTTAAGATCAAAAAGGAAATGAATATCAATTTGGCTAATGTATGcagtttttagatttgattgtgttaAAAAAATTTACCATCAATGTTTCTAATCACACTCTTAGAACCTAAGTccccaggttcgaattcgaattcgaagttcgacaactttgaaattcgaatgaagttcgatgagggaaaaattcgaaatgtataaaattcgaattaagtTCGCCATATGTATAAATATGCCAGATATATTCTATAAAACAACCAATCTTTCATATGGGGGATGGTTCCATATGAATTGCTAATAAGGTTTATTGTAAGTAACATCTTTATCTCATCTTATGAGAATAACAGAATCACCAAATACTGGAATACCTCACTGATTGGGTAATCAATTATCATCTTCAGTATTTTTTTTCTCATCCTAATTGAGGGTTCTAACAGACATAAATATCCTAAAGAAAGAACAGGTTAATGGGTTTTAATCAAAGAAAAGAAGATgtgtttaaaaaatattaacagaagaagaaggccaaaaatttattttaaaaaaaaaaaaaatttttttttttttttttgaagttcggCGAATTttaacgaattttttttttttttttttgttcggcgaatttcgaacttcaaggatgaaattcggccgaacctggtgacttagcttAGAACTCTCTTGCATTCTGATGATGCATTgcagagtgtgatttgaaacgttgatggtAAGAAAATTTAACACAATCAAATTTAGAAACTACATAtattatttgaatggattgtggaaatctaatagctCTTATCAATTTGGCATCAATAGACTGATAAAAACAACATATTACTTGATCAAAATTCATCACAGAAAATTCAAGATCAAAAAAGAAATGGACACCAATCCGACATCAATAGAAAGCACTTGTATACAAAGAAACATTATTTTTATCCAAAGATCTCATAAATATTATGTTGAATTATGGACCCTTCACCTTTTCTGTTAAAAATGGTGGACACCAATTTAGTTAGTATTACAGCTtgtttaataataatttaaaaggGAACGAAAAGGATGTAGTTGTTAGTATTACATAGAAGTCGGATCCTATAACTTTAACTAAGTTACAATTAGGGAGCCAAATGTTTTGGGCTTCCACTATATTCTGGAATTAAAGAACTATGGCTAAATATCTCAGAAGTATGCAATATAAAGAATGAGTAGCCACTCTTTTGTACAGGGAGAAGACCAGAGGATATGGGAAATATACATAACTATTAATTACAATTATCTCTCTTAATTCTAATGTTTATGATGTGTTCAAATATATTTCTTAGTGTAATTGGGGAGGATTAAAAAAATTATCCCTTAAACAATAACAAATTGATCATTTTAatctttgaaaaaaaacaaaaataaaaactgaCCAATTCATAATTAGACTGGTTTTTGGTAAGCAAAGGTAAAAATATATAAGACCACCTTATTACTATAAGCAAGATGTAGACTAAATGTTTATCATCTAATCTACACAAAACATGTAGAATACAATAAAATAGAAGATTTAAAAgttaacaaaaaatgaaaaatgaaaaattatgataCCCACAACAATCTTACCCATTGAAATCAGTAGCAGAGCTCCAAAGACTGCTATCCTCTTTAAATAAGTTGCCATTTCTCTGGACTTTATAAGCAAGGAAACTGAATTGGTAGACCAAATATGATTAATAGAGTATGATAAAATTTTGAAGGCCAAAGGCCTATTTATAGGAAGAAAAAAAATTCTCATCTTCAACAAATGTTACTGTAATTACATATTTTGATGACTCCATGAGACCACCCAAGTGAGGAAATCTACAACTGCTGCAACAAAAAcatgaaatttaaaattcaaaattatgaAATTCTCAACTGCTACGATGGAAAACATacacaattttaaatttaaaaattgaatgCATGATTTTTCAGTATCTGCTGGGATTGAAtgcatgttttttaaatttttagcgACGTGAAATGTCTACGTCAAATGACTGTACGTTAGTGGCGAAAACGTCGAAAGATGAAGAAGCGTGATTAATGAGTGTGTGGTTGTGGCGTCTTGCACGCAGATCTGACGCACATAAAACGTGGTTTTATCCTGTAGTGCAGGGAGAATTCGACACGTGGATGAAAAAGCAGACGATCAAGAAGCATGCTTAATGGAGAATCTCAGtgaaccacggggacgcgtcccccccatttttgggcgcgtccccccgtcagagacgtctcggggacgcggggacggggacgcgacgtcccccgccgtcccgccaccgccacccaaactcCGCCGGGACGGGGAGACGTCCCCGAcgcggagacgtctgggcgtctcctgggggacgtctgggcgtctccgtgggagacgcctgggcgtcccccccgtccctcgagagacgcccagacgtctctcgagggacgggggGGCGCCCAGGCGTC from Cryptomeria japonica chromosome 3, Sugi_1.0, whole genome shotgun sequence harbors:
- the LOC131029599 gene encoding pathogenesis-related thaumatin-like protein 3.5, with protein sequence FQPENVRGRVFTLTNNCPYTVWPGILTGAGGPSLEGGGFTLATGESQSLNPPDNWSGRLWPRTGCTFEALEGPATCSTGDCGGLLQCSQVGGVPPVTLTEFTLADDVDFYDVSLVDGYNVPLSIETLGGRGDCRAAGCWSDLTDTCPPELAVNENGRVVACKSACEAFGSPEYCCTGEFGSPQTCGPSAYSQTFKTACPAAYSYAYDDATSTFTCTQADYQITFCS